GCACGCAAATATACTGCTCCCTATCCGCCTTCATCTCCGTGCATTGCTCTTTTTAAAGACGGCAAACTTGCCCATTTTATTGAACGCCATCACATTGAAGGTCGCAGTGCCGAAATGATTGCCGAAAATTTAGGCATGGCTTTCGAAGAGTATTGCTCATAAACTTACCCCTCCTATTGGCATCCAACTTGGCTCTAATTGCGCTTGATTTAGAACGGATTGTAACACCCTTGCAACGAGTTTTATCAAATGCCTACAAAATTAGACCGACTAGTTGGTATTCGGCTTACTTATTTTTATTTTAGCGCAAATAATTATTCTTAAAATTTTTAAATCGACAATGAAGAACAAATACATAGCACTAATGTGCTTTCTATTTTTATCAAGCATTAAAATAAATGCACAAAATGCACCACATTGGTGTGCTTCTCATCATGAGTTTGAATCCCAGATGAAAACTAATCCTGACTATGCTCATAGCCAGAAACAGTTAGAAGAATTTACTGCCCGGTTTGTAGAAGATTATCTTAAGAGTAACGATAATCAAAAATTCGTAAACAAGGTGATTCCCGTTGTATTTCATGTGGTTCATGAGGGAGGGGCAGAAAATATTGACCGCTCTCAAATTCTTAATCAATTAGAAATATTGAACAACGATTATCAACGTCTGAATGCAGATACAGGAAACACTCCGTTAGTATTTAGGCCTCTTGCTGCAAATTCAAATATTGAATTCCGTTTGGCAACATTAGATCCCAACGGTAATTGTACCGATGGAATTACGCGTACCTTCAGTGGTATAACTAATGGATGTCGTAATAATGTAAAGGCGCTCATTTATTGGCCAAGCAATAAATACTTGAATGTGTGGGTTGTAAAGAGCATACAAAATACGGGTGGTTCGCCTGGAACGGTATTAGGTTTTGCTCAGTTTCCCGGAAGCGGAAGTTCGCTTACAGATGGAATAGTGATGATTCATAGTTTTGTTGGTGCTGTGGGAACAGCTGCTGGCAATGGAAATAATGGCCGTGTGCTTTGCCACGAGGCCGGACATTGGTTTAACCTTCGCCATATATGGGGAGATGCCGTATGCGGTAGTGACTTTGTTAGCGATACACCGCCACAAGAAGCGCTAAATTTTGGTTGCGCCACATGGCCTAGTGTTAGCAATTGCAATGGCAATGCCCCTAACGGAGATATGTTTATGAACTACATGGACTATAGCGATGGCGATTGTATGAATATGTTTAGTGCAGGTCAAAGCGCACGAATGGCAGCGGCTCTTAACAGTGGAGCAAGCGGACGAAATAATCTTTGGACAACCGCAAACCTTGCTGCTACCGGAACTGATGGCAGCGCCCCTTGCAATCCGGTTCCAGTTGCACTTATCAATGGTGAAATTAAAAGATTATGTGCTGGTGGAAATGCTATTTTTTCAAGCGGCTCATACAATGGTGCTCCATTTACATATCAATGGACATTTACAGGCGGGAATCCCTCAAGTAGTACCCTCTCCAACCCTACCATAAATTATCCAACTGCAGGAACTTATGATGTAACTCTTGTCGCTACTAATCCAAACGGTTCTAATACCATCACGCGCACAGGAATGGTTAAAGTATATGCATTAGCATCATCTAACTTACCTCCCTTTTCACAAGGGTTCGAAACTCTTACACTGCCAGACCCGGATTGGTATACGTTTTCAGATATTAGTCAACAGTGGACTGTAACAAGTGCAGCTGCAAAAACAGGCACCAAATCTTTGGTTCTCATAAACAATACTACTACGCTAAACGGGAGTGATGAATTTGTAACACCTGCCTATAACTTTATTGGTGCAAGCAATATTGGACTTAACTTTCAAGTAGCATTTGCGCAAAAAAATACGGCTGCTGATAATGCGCTTAAAGTTTATGTGAGCACGAATTGTGGCGCATCATGGGTTCCACGCTTATCAAAATCAGGGGCTTCTCTATCTACCATTCCGGGTACCAATAGCGGCAATTTTGTTCCAACTGCTGCACAGTGGCGCCTCGAAACGGTGAATCTTAATAATGTGGCAAATCAACCAAGTGTTATGTTTAAATTCGAGTTTACGAATACTGGTGAAGCCAATAATATTTACCTTGACGACATCAACATACAAGGAACTGTAGGCTTAGATGACGGGCTTGCTTCAGAAATCGATTTCTTTATAGCACCAAATCCTGCTGATAATTTTACTACTCTTAATTTTACGTTTATTAAAAAAGCAGATGCAACGGTTACCGTATACGATATGATTGGCAAATCTATCTCAGAGCAAAATTT
This region of Bacteroidota bacterium genomic DNA includes:
- a CDS encoding T9SS type A sorting domain-containing protein, with product MKNKYIALMCFLFLSSIKINAQNAPHWCASHHEFESQMKTNPDYAHSQKQLEEFTARFVEDYLKSNDNQKFVNKVIPVVFHVVHEGGAENIDRSQILNQLEILNNDYQRLNADTGNTPLVFRPLAANSNIEFRLATLDPNGNCTDGITRTFSGITNGCRNNVKALIYWPSNKYLNVWVVKSIQNTGGSPGTVLGFAQFPGSGSSLTDGIVMIHSFVGAVGTAAGNGNNGRVLCHEAGHWFNLRHIWGDAVCGSDFVSDTPPQEALNFGCATWPSVSNCNGNAPNGDMFMNYMDYSDGDCMNMFSAGQSARMAAALNSGASGRNNLWTTANLAATGTDGSAPCNPVPVALINGEIKRLCAGGNAIFSSGSYNGAPFTYQWTFTGGNPSSSTLSNPTINYPTAGTYDVTLVATNPNGSNTITRTGMVKVYALASSNLPPFSQGFETLTLPDPDWYTFSDISQQWTVTSAAAKTGTKSLVLINNTTTLNGSDEFVTPAYNFIGASNIGLNFQVAFAQKNTAADNALKVYVSTNCGASWVPRLSKSGASLSTIPGTNSGNFVPTAAQWRLETVNLNNVANQPSVMFKFEFTNTGEANNIYLDDINIQGTVGLDDGLASEIDFFIAPNPADNFTTLNFTFIKKADATVTVYDMIGKSISEQNLSNLGAGSHIMEIGQNLNPGIYMVEFKVDNRKIVQRFIKQ